The nucleotide sequence agtaatattatttttattgatactatatatattataaattattttaaaatataatataatatattattttatttttactattttttaattatgactAAGGCTAGAATTTGAGCTCTAATATGGCTCGGTTGAAATTCAAGTCAAGTTAAGCCGATTTCGAGTATTGTTTCTTTTTTATCGAGTTTGAGTCCAAGTTTGAATATTAAGGCTCGATCGATCTCGACGTTGAGTTTCGAGCCTGAATACCTTGAATCGAATTAAACTTAAGCCTCTAGCTACTCTACTTGGCTCGTTTTGGTTTGATTGCACCCCTCTCCCGTTCTCCTCcttcttagtttttttttttttaacaattacATTTATTCTCCTGCTAAAATCCTTGTCGCATGTATCGAGAATCCATTTTCCCTTTATTTCCTACCATCCAAAAATCCAGTTAACTGTCAAAGAAAACATTCTCATCATCAGAAAAAAAATGTATGAGATGAGAAAAATCCGGAACAATATCTCAGGTGCCGCAAGAAATACGGCATATTTTTTCGCATCAACGAAATCCGATTCCCCTCGCGATTCCCCCTGCGTTAAATTAACATAGTTTACCGCTCGTAACTTACCACGCCAGTCTAATCCAAAAAAGCCGTCCTTTGTTTGGCTTCCAAATGTTCACATTTTTTAAGATAAGTAcacttaaataaaaaaaaaacaatttttaaGATAAGAAGCGGTGTGATATTCGTACTCCTCTATTTAAAAGTGTACAGCTCGCTGAAGAAATAGTGTACGTATTTTACCAAAAATGGAGAGTCCATTTATATACAGAGTTTGTGCGAAGAAGGTTCGCATTTTTTTTcgtttattttaattattcgCTTTCTCCATCGCGTGGGGTTTTTGTGGACTGGGAGGCGTCGGCCAAGCTCTGTGGTCTTCGTTCGCTCTCCTTTTCGCCCTCGATTCCTCTATATCTCTCCGTCTTAAAATCTTATAAAGAACGAGAGAGatcgagagagagaaaaaagtggGTTTTTCTCGAAGGTTTTTTTCACCTTTTTTAGAGCAGGAGAGGAGAGAAAGTTTtgattgtttttgtttttttgctacTTTGATTCAATTCTTTAGCtcgtttccaaaaaaaaaaaaatcgtcttTCTTTAGCAAGATTTGGGGCTGTTTGTACGCTTTTATTGGGGGAGAGGTGGTCTTGGTGCTCCAATTTGGGATCTCTTTCGTCTTGCGGACGGAAGAGGAGGAGTGGATACGGCGTGGAAGTTTTCAGGTGGAGAGAGGGAATTGATGTGAGATCGATGGGGTTCCCGAGCGGGAGGGATGATCGGGATCTGGATCGGGTGGTGGCGGACAGCGTGGTGGCGGGGGAttgggcggcggcggaggcgcaCGGAGGCGCCGGGAGAGGATACCTTCAGAAATTTAGGCTTTATGAGACTAGATCGGTAAGCGAATGGCGTTGGCTTAGAATTTATTTATTCTTCAAACTCttatcttgaattttttttgtccttttaTTTCTGTTTGGTATCAATTCTTGTTTGTCAGTGGATCTTTCTGGCACTTCAATCTTGTGAGGATGTGAAATTAAGTAtctttgtttgtttccctaataaCCTTAGGGGAAAATTTTTCTGAGCTTGTTTCCAGTTTTATAATTTCGTCGGGTTTGATTTCTTAAATCTTTTGATCTCTACTTGGTATTTAAAGAAGGAGAGAAAATCCTGTTTTCCTCCAATGTAATTTTATAGCTGTAGCTTTTTTTCCCTGCTGGTTCGTTGATAATCTGGTGTATGGTCGCTTGTAAAGATTGCATCTTGATGCAATTCTTTTGATAAAATTTTTGCTTTGGGGCTCGTGATTTAGTGAGAATGGAAAAATTCTCGACCTTCTAAATTTTATTCTTATTATGAGCTTTGTAATTGGGCATAATAAAACAACCTAAGCAGTTGCGGTTTGTTTCGATTGATTGTAGTATTGAAAACTCCCCAATGTCTGACGAATCTCATCTTGGAGCACTGTGTTGGTTAGTTTCTAagttattttatgttgtttagtGCATTCCATCTGAATGATGtgatgataatttttttttccaacagtCTGTTCTTAGCTGCATGAACAAATCAAAGGTGTTATATGTCCACTATCTGTATCCATTCATTATGATAATGGCTTGCTCTTGCTGCATGATGCTGCAGAAATTTTATATGCTTGGAAGAGACAAGAGTAGAAGGCTGTGGAGAGTGCTAACAATTGATAGATTGGAGCCTTATGAGTTGAACATCCGTGAGGACCCCACCGTGTACTCAGAAATCGAATGCATTGACTTGTTGCAGCGAACACATGATGGGAACAGGTCGACTGGGGGATTAAAATTTGTCACAAAATGTTATGGAATTGTTGGTATGTATAGCCTTGTTTCTTTTTATATAATGCTTTGCAAAGATGCTGCATTACTAATAAGCTACCATTTTGGATGCTGATAATGAGATGgcgttcatttttttttctcagggTTTGTCAAGTTCCTAGGGCCTTACAACATGTTGCTCATTACAAGGAGGAGGAAAATTGGTACTATATGTGGCCATGCAGTGTATGCTGTCTCGAAGAGCAAGATGATTTCGTTTCCACATTCTGCCGTGCAGTCCAATATGGCTTATTCTAAGGATGAGAACAGGTCTTTTGTCTATTCTGAATGTGAAAAATATGTAATGTCTGTTGTACTTCTAATGACGACCGTAATCATTAGTGCTAAGACAGTGTGTCATACTGTGCCCAGAAGTGTTATAATGTCAAACTTCTATTCTTGGTATTTAAGCATTTCATTTTTCAACAGATCATCTAAACTATCAAGGACTACCATTTCTGATTGACAATCCCAAGTCACTGCGGGGATTATATTTGTTGTAATGATGAAaatattccaaaatttattttatttttgcttttgtgtAATCCATTCACTAGCTTATATTGTCCAATTCCTCCCACACTTGAATGATTCAATTGTCTAATTGTTTTTGTCAgctctagatgtaaattttAATAAGAGTCAAGTATTGTCTTTGTAAGTATTCCACATTCCCTTGAGTTTGTTTCATTTATTGAGGACATATGTGTTAATTTCAAGTCATTACAGTTTCTTGGGGCCTATATGCCAGATCGGTTACTTCTTATGTACCGAGGCAACTTCCATGCAATTTTGAGGTtgtcataaaatattcattTGATACGAGGTATCACTGACAAGTTCAGGTTTCTTATTGTTCTTACTGCAGGAAAACAGTTGGACCAATCACAAAATTGTTCTTTTCAATCTTTTCCTTGTTTTTACTGCACATTTACAAAGGCATTCACAATTTTGTTTCTTTCATTTATGTCACAGATACAAGAGGCTCCTATGCACAGTAGATCTCACAAAGGATTTCTTCTTCAGTTACTCATACAACATCATGCATAGTCTTCAAAAGAATGTATGCAACGGGGAGACAGGACACGTTATTTATGAATCAATGTTTGTCTGGAACGAGTTCTTGACACGTGGGATTCGGAATCATCTCAAAAACACTATATGGACAGTTGCATTGGTCTATGGATTTTTTAATCAGGTAAATTTTGAAAGACTAGTTTTAGGATATGTCCAGAAATAGTATACAGTGGGTCATTGCTTCTTCTTGTTGGCATGTTCTGTGAAAATGAGTATGGCTGTATCATATATGTATGAGAATCTACCATCCATTGTTCAAATGTCAAGTCTGGCATAAGCACAAGCTCATCTTGGAGCCTCCATTCTTGTTAAGTCATGTTGCCGACTCATGAAAAGACACCTAATTTTATGATCACTAATTAATACTGGTCCTGCTTGTATGGATAAATGGATCTTAAATTGTATAAGTTACCATTTTTACCCCTCCTATATACCACTTATTCAAATCATTGTTTGTGGAACTGTATTGGAATATGAGCAGTTTGCACAGTCGGAATTTGGGGGGAATGATTCAGGACATGGAAAATCATGGTGAATTTTCTTTGCAACTCTGAAGTCTTCACCCCTGCTCATAAATTGTTACTCTCACTCTGACTTTATTCCCTGATGAAGCACTTCTTTTGTCTACATTTGCTTTCTTCTGTTTTGCATATGTTTCCATGTATTTAGAGTGCTTGCCTTAAGCTAATAGGCTCTGTACTCAAGAGACTACCCAAACAAAAGGCTTGTTCGTACCGGTTTTTCTACATATATGACTTAGTTTTAGCAGTAAAATCCATAGTTTTATAATGACCTGTTGCAGAATTCAGATAACCTAATCACATTCCTACTGTTCTGGTAATGGCAGGAATAGTGCATTAACTTctgcatgatcatttaaatcTCCCTGTTCTTGTGTAAACGTAGGCCCAGTTTCTCTACGTTATGGAAGTTGATGATAGTGCTTGTTCGTGTTGCTCTTAGTTGTCTAGTTTACATTTTGTTATTCCGAATCCATAAATATATGATGGATTTACTTTTATCCATGCAGGCCAAACTCTCGATCTCTGGGAAGGATTTCAGATTAACACTCATTGCCAGGCGCTCACGCCATTTTGCAGGAACCAGGTTAATATGTTAGGTGTTTGGAAGTGAAGGCAAAGTTTTATTCCAATACTGTCATTGGAAATGTTATGACTAAATAAGTAGTTATAATCGAGATTCTAGTGTGTAATATCCATTTCTTTTTGCCAATCTTTGATATATatctatttcttttcttctcaggTACCTGAAGCGTGGTGTTAATGAAAAGGGCAGAGTAGCCAATGATGTTGAGACAGAACAGATTGTGTTTGAAGATATGCCTGGAGAAGTTCCTACACAGATAACTTCTGTTGTACAAAACAGAGGTTCCATACCCCTGTTTTGGTCCCAAGAAACTTCACGACTGAATATCAGGCCTGATATCATCTGTAAGTTTTAAACATATTAAATTCTGTTTGCTATTACATTTggggatttcttttctttttttttcaattcctCTCAACCCCCACTCACTAacacatcaaaaataaaattcagtGCATAAGAAGGACCAGAAGTATGATGCTACGAGGCTTCACTTTGACAATCTTGTAAGGAGATATGGGAATCCAATAATTATTTTGAACTTGATTAAGGTGGGTCTCAAAATTGACTTTGGTGCATTCTTATATAAAAGGTATTCAATTTTTATCCAACAAAAAAAGATTGCTAGTAACCTATAATCAATTCTTGATCATCTGCATACTGCTCTTTGTTTTCATAATATGATATAATCAGACACGTGAGAAGAAGCCTCGAGAATCTCTGCTCCGTGCAGAATTTGCACGTGCAATTGATTATATAAATAAAGATTTACCAGAGGAAAGTCGTTTGAGATTCTTACATTGGGATCTTCAAAAACACTCCCGAAGGTATCTGGTTTCTTCGTTTATTTATCTCTCTATTCTATGTtgttcctttttcctttcttctggtAATGATTGGTTCTAACaataaaaactaaaatttcTACAGAAAAGGTACAAATGTGCTGGCATTATTGGGCAAAGTGGCAGCATATGCATTGGATCTAACTGGTTTCTTTTATTGTCAAGTAACACCAGGTTTAACAGGTGCTCTAATGGGGCCAATCACTGTGTAAGTGGGTTATAGTGCAATATCTTTTGATTAGGCATTTATTCTTTCGAAACCTTTTCAATTGCCACTTATTGTTTACATGttcgaaatatttttttagcagTCCCTTCTCGGATCAACATTAAAGAttcatttttagtttgcatAGTCAACAATTCTGCCTTAGATACCTTATAAAAATACTATGTTGTAAAAGATATTTTATGGAAGATTCATTTAGTACCACTTTTATCTAGTGTCCTAgggcttttttttttaggaatcTAGTTAAGTACTTTTAATTGTTTAGTGGTCTCATTGGAATCTTGTGAAGTGAATATCTCACCTTCAACTCCAAGCATCCATGTTTTATTCTTAAAGAGCTTTTAAACTTAACTCGATCATCCTCATAAGGGAGTCATGCCACGCAAGTTACCTTGCAAGGTCCGCTGTTGCAGGATGAAGAGAGAAGGTTCATTATCAAGTGGATTGTTGAGATGAATGATTTATTCTTTCTCCCAAAGTGGTTTTGAAGATTCAGGTGTTGGGGGATGGATTACTATGCGAAAGAAGTTAGCAATGTGCCATGATCACTGACGAATTAGATTTTGGAGAGATAGAGTGAGAGTAGTTATCAGTGAAAAGTTTTATACTATCGAGGCAAAGCATCCAGGCCATGGTTTACTTTGGTTGTTAATCGACAGTTTAAGGGCAGCGTTTCGGCAAAGCATGTCTACATATTGAATATGACCGAGACAAAGACCTAGCATTAAATGATATATGATTAGGTCCCCTGGTTAGCCCCTTGAGAGCCCTAGCAATAATTATTATCCTTCTGCCTTGTGTTTGTCGTGACTTAATTTTGATGTGATACTAAAGGAACTTTAGAAAGTGGAGAGGGATCTAGATTACAGAGGATCCTATAAGGGATGTAGGGAAGGAGAGAGCCACAGTGGTACAATGTGCAATGCTTGGTGGAGTAAAAGCCCATGGAATCATGTGAGAGTTTGCTTAATAGGAAGGAGAATCTCTGAAGTACACGTGACTTAATGAAGAAGTCACCGATCTGCTATGTAGAGGAGATGCATAATACTGAAAGCATCTAAGTAAGGTAGTGATGATAACTAAAGTGGTGGTTGATCTTAAAGTGTGTGGTACTGAAAACCGGATTGTGACCAATCTGAAGAGCACTTTGGTTGTCATGGTTTTGGGAGTAGCTATGTTGTGAGGATACTTGTGAACATGATCAAGCTTTGTAGCTAAACAAGCTCTGctacaatttttttaattaatatggCTCTCTGCCTTGACTAAGAGATGGTTTTTGCTTCCTAACTCTTCAAGAGTTGtgctgtaccaaaaaaaaaatcaggagtTGTGAGAACCAACTTGGGATGTAGTGAAGGTTGATAAGCCACATGAACATCATAGGCAATTCATAATGAGAGAGAGCTAAATAGTTTCCAGAAAAGCTTCTAGTGTCACATAGGGCTAGTCAAGGGCTCACCATGTTCCTGGAGAAACTCTAGATGAAGCTCAAAAGGTGTATGAGTCTAGAGGTAAAAAACTCAGCATATTCTTTTTGTTGGCAAAGCAGAACCCTATGAAGATTGTATGCATCCTCAAGCTTGAATATTTGTAAGCTATTTATTGTTAAGTTCTTTCACTACTAAAGATGACTTCTAGTATTCTTCTGTTATTCATTTCCATGTTAAGAACATTAGTTTTGCTCATAATTTCTAATGGACTTAATAGTTTGATGGACCTGTCTGTCTTTAATATTGTTCTTGGACCTTCAGACTTATAATTTGTGTTGTTGCTGCAAAATTTATATCCAACTCTCTTACCTTTTTTATTGTCAGCTGCTTGTGCTTAAATTCTAAATATGATCTATATGTGATTGTTACAGGAAAGATAATGCTGGTGACAGGCCATGCAGTATTTATGACAGCAGAGCAGAAGACGTTAATTCTGAAAATGGATCCACAGAAGATAAAACAGAGAATTCTGATATCTCTGGAAGGGAATGTCCTGCAGATAAGTCTGAAGGGGATGGAAGCTGTTTGGTCAAACTACCCATGTTTCAAAAAGGTGTCCTCAGGACAAATTGTATAGACTGCTTGGATCGCACAAATGTTGCCCAATATGCCTATGGTTTAGCCGCTCTTGGGCACCAGCTTCATGCCCTGGGCTTTATAGATGTCCCTAGAGTTGATCTAGATGCCCCTTTGGCTGCTGATCTGATGGTCTTCTATGAGAGGATGGGTGATACCCTTGCTCTACAATATGGTGGATCTGCTGCCCACAACAAGGTACTTTCTGGAATGGAGAGACTAAGATGATCGTGCTCTTGAGAGTACCATTTATGTTTCCTTCAATATCATAattagtttatatatatatatgctttttATTAACTTTGCAGGGGTTTAGATGGAATTGATTGTTTATAATTGTAGTCTTATTTTTTGTTCTGGAGGTTTTATTTTAGTTTGTACGGTTTGCATCCAAACTCAAATGTTTGTCATCTGCACTTTTGACCTTTTTTTGGTTGATGCTAGTACTATATGCTATAAGAAGTGTTTCACCTTCTGGCTAAACAATGATTTATTCCTGCAGACTCTTGCAACGATCTAATATCAATGACATTATCGCAAGCTATCAGACATACTGTAAATAGGATCATTAGGTTCTAGAAGTGAAACATATGTCATGTGTCAAAAAGATGGATTAAACAATTATGTTGTTGTCGTCTATTCCCATCAAGTCCTATCTAGTAGCTATATGAATCTGATAATATTGAACATATGATGTTAATTTGCCTTTGGTGCTTAGGTAAGTTTATGCATAGGAATGGTTATTTTGATGGATAATTTACTTGGTGGAAATCATATAGCGGAGCAGAATAATTATGGCATGGCAGTCTTGGGAGATGTTGCATCATGGTCATCATGGTAGTAATTATCTGCTTTGTGGCAGTCAgtgagaaacttaaataatttctGCTTTTGTCATCTAAGACTGTGGACAAGTACTACGAATTGATATAAGGTTGTTTTTGCTTCTTTTGGAGTACTATTACTCTGCACAGAACTTCGCATCATGCTTTTGGTTGCCTTTTGGCAAGTGTGAGAAGGATAAGGAGATAGAATAAAATCATATTCACATATATCGAGCCAATCAAGATGCGGTGGTCATATATCGATGATTAGACATGCTGATATAGCAAATTATCCATCGCGATTCCCAAAACAGGGATGCGGAAAAGCTGATTTGGTCGAAGAGGGAGCCATAGGGTGCTGAATTCAGAATTTAGCAGTCTAGGCCTACATGCCAAGTATGAATTTGGTAGCCATGGCTGAAGGGTTGCTTCTGGATTCCAACATCAGCTTCCCTCAGGGTATTAACCTCATTCCAGATTTCTTCTTAAATTGGTTATTTGTACATCATTGCTTTTAAGAAATTCATATAGCGGGGAAGTGGAGAACTATGGAAATGACGAGTCTTGAGTGGCTTGGCATTTAGAGTAATGTGATGATGGATGTCTTTGCTGTGGCTTGGCATTTAGAGTAATGTGATGATGGATGTCTTTGCCGTTTCTTGATGAAAATGTTCAATATTCTAATTTGAAGCCATATCATGGTTGCTAGCATGCCTAAGCAATCCAGGTTCAGCCTTTGTAGTCGGATTTGATTGCTACAAGGTTACTGTAGTTTTTAttgctattatttttaaattatttatttgggGAGTATATCCAAAAATAGTGGCTGGgtgaatttttgttttttcctcTGCTGCTTCTGCTTGTGTGCCCTTTGCTTCATCATTTACTTATTTGGCCATACAAAGAGGCTGAAATATGTCGATGAATGTATAGTCGTATCGTAGCATGAGACCCTCTCGGAAGTAGTTGAAGATCTAAATAAAAAATCCCGGGCAAGCTActgtttttttttgtctttagtATGTCATATATACGAATATAGATTTTATGAGTTATAAATTAGCGTGATGTTACCATGAATGCAGTCTTCAATCTCTACCCCccaagagagggaggggggaggagagagaaaagaggggCACTgtcacttcaaaaaaaaatgtgagACTATCAAGAGCTGCTTCAACTTCATGTAATAACCTAACGACTGCTATATTGCAATTTGTTAGAACATGTGTATATCTTTTTATTTCCATTTCATCATTTAACAGTGATGTGTTTATTAACATTTTACTATTTCTTTTTTGAATTAGGTTACTAGTGAAGTAGATTATTCTttggtttatttttatattttcttttgaataaattCTTCAACTGCACTCAGTTgcttcttaatcattcatttggTAATGATGCATAGATATTCTCTGAGAGAAGAGGTCAATGGAAAGCAGCAACCCAGTCTCAGGAGTTCCTCAGGACTCTTCAACGATACTATAACAACGCATACATGGATGCTGAAAAACAGGATGCTATAAACGTGTAAGTTTATAACAACTTTGTTCTGTGAACTAGCTATGACCTCATGCATGCTTACCACTAGTTAGAAATAATATGTAAATAAGATTCCATTGCTGTTACATCATAGACTGATTTTTGAGTGGATATGGCTTTCTGAAAATACAGGTTCCTGGGGCACTTCCAACCCCACCAAGGTAAACCAGCACTTTGGGAACTGGATTCAGATCAGCATTACAGTATTGGTAGGCATGGTCATGCCTTTGCTGATGAAAATGCGAGGTACTGAAATCTTAAGTCGTGACCATAATCATCTGCTTTTGCTCGTGGACATAATCTGTGATTTCTCTCTGTATTAAGATATAATTGTACTATGTAGAAGAAGTATGCTGCCGATACGTCACGCTCTTGTGACTCTGGAGATTTAATGTGATGTACctctgaaaatcaaaagaacATTGCATGCAAAGGCATAGAATGAAAGTTGCATTGGATACTATGTGCCATGTCCATTGCATGCTTAAATGCATGACATACCCATGTAACGTTGATTTAGCATGATGATCTATATATTCCTTATATAGTCATGGCATAACTGATGTTGCAAACAACTACCCCCGTTAGATTTCCTGCACAATCACATATGTATAGTTTCAAATTTTGGCTTATTTTTTGACATATTCTGTATTTCGTGACCAAAAGACCTTAGTAACTGGCAAGAAAGAATACAACTCCATTTCTCAAAATATTTCTCTTACATATAcacttcaaaataaaaattaaatttaaattcctTATCTTTATTTAACAATGTTTATCAGATTACAGACTTAAATTAGTTGGGGTCTTtcgaaaaggaaaaaaaccacccccccctccccccaagCGCTGAATCCATGTTTGAAAAAACCACCCCCCTCTCCCATAACCCATCCTTTatttctctcctcttccaatgtaccctccttctctctctctctaaaaatgGGCTTCCCAACCccacctcccctctctctccctcccaccCCTGAcctgccctctctctctccccccccaccCTCCCTCCCTGCCCTTCATTCCATAGaaactaaaaattatatattttcctGATCTCCAACCTCAAGTGTTATCAGTTGCACTATGATGCTAAAATTCATAATAGGACACATTAATTGAAAATCCATTCCATTAATCATCATCTACACATATTAAAACATGGTTCAATCTGAATTTAATAGGTTTCAATAATTAGATCATAGCAAACCAGACTATCATGCTATTAAACCATCCTTTTTTGCTCCCACATGGTGGTTACGTTAAACACCACCAGAGCAGATATGGTTTTTGGTTTCATGCCTTTCTCATGACGTATCATGTTCAGTTATTTGGACCTTAAATTTGGATTGGTTCTTCATTGGTTTTGAATGTCTTATCAAATATTTGACATCTAGGTAATCTAGCTCATATAATAATACAATTTAAGAGCATAAAGAATTTTGGTTTACTTGCCATATTGACCCTTTGATTTAGTTAAGGTGATCTTTTATTGAAATCAAACCCTTCAAGCTAAAGCTGCTCATAACGCTAAATCCAAACTAAAGCACTATCACCATGGCTTTGAAATCATGTTTGAGATTTACACCCATCTCTAACTCTTTCCAATTTCTCCTAATTGACACAATCCTGTTGGGACTGTATCTAAACTTCCAGCCTTTCGATTAAACCTTTGGATTTGGCTAATTTCTTCTAAACATCCCAATCCAAATTCCATGCTATGAACCTAACCAAAGCTATGTAATTCctatatttttcctttcttatgGCCTTGCTACCAACATCTCTCtccacccccccacccccccccccacaccccccccccccccccgcggggGATGTCTCtaaagaacaatctttaaaattaaaaaactgGTTGGATAGCAGAAAGGGCTACTTGCTTTTGTAAAACATTTCATAGCCCTGGCAA is from Phoenix dactylifera cultivar Barhee BC4 chromosome 6, palm_55x_up_171113_PBpolish2nd_filt_p, whole genome shotgun sequence and encodes:
- the LOC103702399 gene encoding phosphoinositide phosphatase SAC2 isoform X2, whose product is MGFPSGRDDRDLDRVVADSVVAGDWAAAEAHGGAGRGYLQKFRLYETRSKFYMLGRDKSRRLWRVLTIDRLEPYELNIREDPTVYSEIECIDLLQRTHDGNRSTGGLKFVTKCYGIVGFVKFLGPYNMLLITRRRKIGTICGHAVYAVSKSKMISFPHSAVQSNMAYSKDENRYKRLLCTVDLTKDFFFSYSYNIMHSLQKNVCNGETGHVIYESMFVWNEFLTRGIRNHLKNTIWTVALVYGFFNQAKLSISGKDFRLTLIARRSRHFAGTRYLKRGVNEKGRVANDVETEQIVFEDMPGEVPTQITSVVQNRGSIPLFWSQETSRLNIRPDIILHKKDQKYDATRLHFDNLVRRYGNPIIILNLIKTREKKPRESLLRAEFARAIDYINKDLPEESRLRFLHWDLQKHSRRKGTNVLALLGKVAAYALDLTGFFYCQVTPGLTGALMGPITVKDNAGDRPCSIYDSRAEDVNSENGSTEDKTENSDISGRECPADKSEGDGSCLVKLPMFQKGVLRTNCIDCLDRTNVAQYAYGLAALGHQLHALGFIDVPRVDLDAPLAADLMVFYERMGDTLALQYGGSAAHNKIFSERRGQWKAATQSQEFLRTLQRYYNNAYMDAEKQDAINVFLGHFQPHQGKPALWELDSDQHYSIGRHGHAFADENARSFIKRSLSDGNILCQSCVAVSSCTVGQQELLNSALPPQVHQQEGAKGLCDSTPDISTCESDVSYSRYMPVISRRLLFADSEHSYFTEHRFDESNSSNFLDLDWLSSSGNSCEEENFERSSLINSPIENLSTENVLNTVNAETREEGSGNMQKEETNRAPPCDMAESSAIPDELSERFAEWVAHGETLCY
- the LOC103702399 gene encoding phosphoinositide phosphatase SAC2 isoform X1, with product MGFPSGRDDRDLDRVVADSVVAGDWAAAEAHGGAGRGYLQKFRLYETRSKFYMLGRDKSRRLWRVLTIDRLEPYELNIREDPTVYSEIECIDLLQRTHDGNRSTGGLKFVTKCYGIVGFVKFLGPYNMLLITRRRKIGTICGHAVYAVSKSKMISFPHSAVQSNMAYSKDENRYKRLLCTVDLTKDFFFSYSYNIMHSLQKNVCNGETGHVIYESMFVWNEFLTRGIRNHLKNTIWTVALVYGFFNQAKLSISGKDFRLTLIARRSRHFAGTRYLKRGVNEKGRVANDVETEQIVFEDMPGEVPTQITSVVQNRGSIPLFWSQETSRLNIRPDIILHKKDQKYDATRLHFDNLVRRYGNPIIILNLIKTREKKPRESLLRAEFARAIDYINKDLPEESRLRFLHWDLQKHSRRKGTNVLALLGKVAAYALDLTGFFYCQVTPGLTGALMGPITVKDNAGDRPCSIYDSRAEDVNSENGSTEDKTENSDISGRECPADKSEGDGSCLVKLPMFQKGVLRTNCIDCLDRTNVAQYAYGLAALGHQLHALGFIDVPRVDLDAPLAADLMVFYERMGDTLALQYGGSAAHNKIFSERRGQWKAATQSQEFLRTLQRYYNNAYMDAEKQDAINVFLGHFQPHQGKPALWELDSDQHYSIGRHGHAFADENARSFIKRSLSDGNILCQSCVAVSSCTVGQQELLNSALPPQVHQQEGAKGLCDSTPDISTCESDVSYSRYMPVISRRLLFADSEHSYFTEHRFDESNSSNFLDLDWLSSSGNSCEEENFERSSLINSPIENLSTENVLNTVNAETREEGSGNMQQKEETNRAPPCDMAESSAIPDELSERFAEWVAHGETLCY
- the LOC103702399 gene encoding phosphoinositide phosphatase SAC2 isoform X4; protein product: MGFPSGRDDRDLDRVVADSVVAGDWAAAEAHGGAGRGYLQKFRLYETRSKFYMLGRDKSRRLWRVLTIDRLEPYELNIREDPTVYSEIECIDLLQRTHDGNRSTGGLKFVTKCYGIVGFVKFLGPYNMLLITRRRKIGTICGHAVYAVSKSKMISFPHSAVQSNMAYSKDENRYKRLLCTVDLTKDFFFSYSYNIMHSLQKNVCNGETGHVIYESMFVWNEFLTRGIRNHLKNTIWTVALVYGFFNQAKLSISGKDFRLTLIARRSRHFAGTRYLKRGVNEKGRVANDVETEQIVFEDMPGEVPTQITSVVQNRGSIPLFWSQETSRLNIRPDIILHKKDQKYDATRLHFDNLVRRYGNPIIILNLIKTREKKPRESLLRAEFARAIDYINKDLPEESRLRFLHWDLQKHSRRKGTNVLALLGKVAAYALDLTGFFYCQVTPGLTGALMGPITVKDNAGDRPCSIYDSRAEDVNSENGSTEDKTENSDISGRECPADKSEGDGSCLVKLPMFQKGVLRTNCIDCLDRTNVAQYAYGLAALGHQLHALGFIDVPRVDLDAPLAADLMVFYERMGDTLALQYGGSAAHNKIFSERRGQWKAATQSQEFLRTLQRYYNNAYMDAEKQDAINVFLGHFQPHQGKPALWELDSDQHYSIGRHGHAFADENARSFIKRSLSDGNILCQSCVAVSSCTVGQQELLNSALPPQVHQQEGAKGLCDSTPDISTCESDVSYSSSNFLDLDWLSSSGNSCEEENFERSSLINSPIENLSTENVLNTVNAETREEGSGNMQKEETNRAPPCDMAESSAIPDELSERFAEWVAHGETLCY
- the LOC103702399 gene encoding phosphoinositide phosphatase SAC2 isoform X3 — encoded protein: MGFPSGRDDRDLDRVVADSVVAGDWAAAEAHGGAGRGYLQKFRLYETRSKFYMLGRDKSRRLWRVLTIDRLEPYELNIREDPTVYSEIECIDLLQRTHDGNRSTGGLKFVTKCYGIVGFVKFLGPYNMLLITRRRKIGTICGHAVYAVSKSKMISFPHSAVQSNMAYSKDENRYKRLLCTVDLTKDFFFSYSYNIMHSLQKNVCNGETGHVIYESMFVWNEFLTRGIRNHLKNTIWTVALVYGFFNQAKLSISGKDFRLTLIARRSRHFAGTRYLKRGVNEKGRVANDVETEQIVFEDMPGEVPTQITSVVQNRGSIPLFWSQETSRLNIRPDIILHKKDQKYDATRLHFDNLVRRYGNPIIILNLIKTREKKPRESLLRAEFARAIDYINKDLPEESRLRFLHWDLQKHSRRKGTNVLALLGKVAAYALDLTGFFYCQVTPGLTGALMGPITVKDNAGDRPCSIYDSRAEDVNSENGSTEDKTENSDISGRECPADKSEGDGSCLVKLPMFQKGVLRTNCIDCLDRTNVAQYAYGLAALGHQLHALGFIDVPRVDLDAPLAADLMVFYERMGDTLALQYGGSAAHNKIFSERRGQWKAATQSQEFLRTLQRYYNNAYMDAEKQDAINVFLGHFQPHQGKPALWELDSDQHYSIGRHGHAFADENARSFIKRSLSDGNILCQSCVAVSSCTVGQQELLNSALPPQVHQQEGAKGLCDSTPDISTCESDVSYSSSNFLDLDWLSSSGNSCEEENFERSSLINSPIENLSTENVLNTVNAETREEGSGNMQQKEETNRAPPCDMAESSAIPDELSERFAEWVAHGETLCY